A window of the Gossypium hirsutum isolate 1008001.06 chromosome A05, Gossypium_hirsutum_v2.1, whole genome shotgun sequence genome harbors these coding sequences:
- the LOC107958989 gene encoding probable WRKY transcription factor 40 (The RefSeq protein has 1 substitution compared to this genomic sequence), giving the protein MSPDYDKEKVEVLEAELECLQKENEALGLMFETMSRKYIMLHQAYLRQKSNKRQRLEVPAAAGSKASQVFVKTDPRDQSLIVKDGFQWRKYGQKVTKNNPSPRAYFKCFMAPGCPVKKKVQRCVEDKSIVVATYEGQHNHDVDSTAAGKSMLASCSSAIFSGTRSIPFPPLDNPFPPPITLDLTLSGSDLQNHRNLPSFMHDYSTSNDDGNNKKKKIEDYVASLTKDPNFTLALAAAVARSIKTEHPKPSPP; this is encoded by the exons ATGTCTCCAGATTACGACAAAGAAAAg GTGGAAGTTCTGGAAGCGGAGCTGGAGTGTTTGCAGAAAGAGAATGAAGCTCTCGGATTAATGTTTGAAACGATGAGCAGAAAGTACATCATGCTTCATCAAGCTTATCTCCGCCAGAAATCAAACAAGAGGCAAAGACTTGAAGTTCCGGCTGCTGCTGGATCCAAGGCGTCACAGGTTTTCGTGAAAACGGACCCCAGAGACCAAAGCCTT ATAGTGAAAGATGGATTTCAATGGAGAAAATATGGCCAGAAAGTTACAAAAGATAATCCCTCGCCTCGAGCTTATTTTAAGTGCTTTATGGCTCCGGGGTGCCCTGTCAAAAAGAAG GTTCAGCGATGCGTGGAGGACAAATCTATTGTTGTGGCAACATACGAAGGACAACACAACCATGATGTTGATTCCACAGCTGCCGGAAAATCAATGTTAGCATCATGCAGCTCGGCGATATTTTCCGGGACGAGAAGCATTCCTTTTCCACCTCTGGATAACCCTTTTCCACCACCCATCACCCTTGATCTCACTCTTTCAGGCTCCGACTTACAAAACCACAGAAACCTTCCAAGCTTTATGCATGATTATAGCACCAGTAACGACGACGgaaataataagaagaagaagatcgAAGACTATGTTGCATCCTTAACAAAAGATCCTAACTTCACTCTAGCTTTAGCTGCAGCGGTTGCTCGCTCCATCAAAACTGAACACCCTAAACCATCACCCCCGTGA